Part of the Antechinus flavipes isolate AdamAnt ecotype Samford, QLD, Australia chromosome 2, AdamAnt_v2, whole genome shotgun sequence genome is shown below.
CCACATCCTGAGGTGGGAAGAGGTTCCCAGATGGTGTTACTGGGTTCTATGAATGTCAGTCCAGTTTGTTCAAAATGAAGCTCTCTTTACTGGGGAAGGAGGCACGTCACTGCACTGCCCATCCATGGAATATGAAGTTGAGAAAGGCAACAGCCATGGCTCCCCCAAATGGAAGTAGCCCCACCCAGCAAGGATGAACCCCTCATGGTTCTGGACACTGTAACTTGGCTGCCTTTAGGCTCCCCTGAGCGGTGACCAATCTCAAAGTAGAATGTCATCCTCCTCTCACCAAATATGGTGGCCTGGGATGACCAGATGTGGAACTTGTCTATTGCccaggagaatgtaagctccaggAAGGCAGgcattaattatttgttttttgtctttggcTGCCCAGTCCCTGATGCAGAGCTTTGGTCACTTGAAGGCACCTGAATAAATGCTGGTGGAATTAATTAACTCTGTATAACAAATGCTAAATTTTTGTGTTTTGCTAAATTCTAGGCCACGGCTCTGAGGGGACAGGGGGAGTTTGTCACTGAACACTGTCTTTAGAAGCAAAACATGTACACGGAGACAGCATTCTGAGGTCAGGGTGCCTCTCTAAGGAGAGGGAGAAGCACCCCAACAACAAGAACAGGGAAACAATGGGGTAAAGAAGACAAGTCTCCTGAAAAGCAGGACTGgtgaaaggaggggaggaagagctGAGCAGGCTCAAATTGACTCCAGCTGCCTCACTTTTTTCTGGGGACCCCCGTGGCAATGGCTCCTGCTCCCTGGGCTAAGGGAAACCTCAGCCTTTGGTTCTTCTAAGTCTCCCTCAAGACCCCAACTGACTTTTCTACCAACAACCTCCAACCAATACTTCTTGctggaagaaaaataacaaaagaagaaactaaatCATAAATAACTTTAAAGCCCCAAATGGTCCCCTACTAAGTTATACAGTTTTCTCCCCAGAAACCtcagtgggggagaggggagctTCCAGATACTGGTTTGTCACTTTGATGGCTAATTTGTGGTCTGATGAAGGGGTAGGAAAAGACTACTGTCTtccagagagaaatagagactttGGGCtgccccttcccccctttctcctgcATATTCTTTGTACCTTCCCCAGGCTTGGTCCAGCTTCAGCCAATCAACCAAAGAGACCTTTTATCTGTCCCCCTGGTTTTGATGATGCCTTCCAAAGGGAGGCCCCGGCAGCCTTCAAGGAGAGAGGCCCGGTAGGAGTCAAACGGTCTTTGGGGGTGAGTGTGTGTcataaataaattgtaaaaggGTTGGCCAAAAGCCAGGTTAAGGCAGCCTGTCTGCCACAAAAGTGAGTAAACTTACAGATAAAAGGAGGTAGTAGTGAGAACCAGGAGCCTGCAGGGGCCTCCCTGGGGCTGGGAGTTTCCCATGAGGCCTTCTGCGGCAGGTGGATCAGGCTAGGACTATCTCTCACCTCCAGTCCCTCTTCTACAACAATTAGGATAAACACAATGAGAGAGTCTCTCGGAGTGCTTAGGGCAGAGGTCCCCCGCAGGGACGGGGAGGCACTTGTAGGAAGTTGGGGAGCGAGGCAGAGTGTGCTGTGGGCGGGTGAAAATGAGATCGAGGCagtccagcctccagcctccggGCAGGATTCCTCCGGGTGGGATGGAGGTTTGCAGGGCCGGGAGCTGCTCCGGTCTCGTTCTGTCCTAGGAAATCCCGGTGgcaagaggagaagaagggggtggggcgggggggggggtaAGGCGCAGGAGGAGGGGGGAGTAAGGCGCAGGGTGGGGCGGGGTAAGGCCTGCTTCTCTCGCAAGAGACGCGCCTGGCTCATTTAATTTCGTACTGGACGACCCTTGCCACCACAGCCCATCTCTCAGGCTGACACGGCTCCGCCTGCGCGGTGGCGGTTCAGTCTGGCAGCTGACGTGAGTAGGTCAGGGGAGTGGGGACGGGGCTGTGGCCGAGGATCCAGGGCCCCTCTCGCCATTACGTCACCCAGAAGGTGCCCCGGTCCTCCAGCAGACTGATGGAGCGATTGGTGAGGGTGGCGGGGTCGGGGGCCAGCTTGTAGCCGAAGAGCCGCATGGCGGGAGCGCAGGCTCCCTGGACCACCTGGGCCAGCTTGAAGGGGATGCTGAAGCGCCACTTGTCATACTGCTCCGAGGAGTTCTTCTGGGTGGAGTAGATGCCGCTGCTGTCCTGGGGGGCTTGGGTGTTCTTCCGGATCCAGTCCTCCACCTGCGGGGTGAGGGTGATCCCCGCGAAGCGGTACATCTCCCGGGCCTTCTGCAGCGGCAGGCGGGCCACGTCCTCGTAGCGCACCAGCATGTAGCGGCCCCGCAGCCAGGAGGGCTGGCTCAGGCCCAGCTCGGCCGAGAGCCGGATGCTCTCGCAGTTCCCCCGGAGCCGCTGGACCTCGTCCTCCCGCAGGCGGGCCTCCCCTTCCGCCACCCATTTCTTCCAGGTCTCGTACTTGCCGGAGAAGGCCACCATGCGGGACGCCTGCACGGCGCGGGGGTCCCGGACCAGCTGGATGATCCGCATGTCCAGGCGGGGGTCTTCCACCAGCGGCCGAAGGAACTCCAGCTGGCGGATGCGCACGGCCTTGAGCGCCATGTGCTCCTTGCGCAGGCAGGCGTCCGCGGCCAGGGTCAGGTTGAGGGGGCCGCAGCGGCGGTTCTTGCAGTGGAACTTCTCGAAGACCTTCTTGACGGCGGGCGTGCACACGGGCTCCTCGCAGAGCGAGCGGCTGGACCCTCTCCGGAACATGAACGGAGTCAGGTGGTCCTCGGGCAGCGGGCTGATGAAGTGCTCCAGGATGTAGAGGTCGCACAGGAACAGCTGCTTCAGCACGTCCCGGTAGACCAGGGCGGAGCCGGCGGCGTTGGCGCCCCCGGGCTCGAAGGTCACGGTCCGCTCGATGTGCCACAGAGGTTCGAAGAGGTAGAAGATGTTGCCCTGCTGGTTAAAGAACTCGCCCACGAAGGAGGAGCCCGTCCTGGTGGTGGCCATCAGCAGCACGTGCCGTCGCGGGCCCAGCGGCAGCTCCGCCGGCTCTCCCCCCAGCTGCAGGGTGACGTTCCGGAGCCGCTGCCGGAGCTGGGAGAAGGAAGAGTCCAGTTCGCTCAGGGACAGGAGGGACGCGTTCTCGGCGAGCATCAGCGCCGGGTCGGTGCCGTTCGCGTCCATGAGGGATTGTGGGATTTGCTTCAGCTTGTCCGAGACCCTGCGAGCATAAAGAAGAAGAATTAATAATAATGGAATCCACAGACAACTctgctttgcaaagcactttattttttttaaataatagcttttcattttcaaaatatacgcaaagctagttttcaaagaaaatgatgttagagggaatgtcagaaaattgggacactaatgcataatgcatcgttggtggagttgtgaactgatccaaccattctggagagcaatttagaactatgccccaaGGGCGATAAAAAAAAgtctgcataccttttgacccagcagtgccattactggatctgtatcccaagaaaatcataaaggaggggaaaggacccacgtgtgcaaaaatgtttgtagcagctctttttgtggtagcaaagaattggaaaaggagtaaatgcccatcagttgggaaatggctgaacaagttatggtatatgaagataatggaacatttctgttctataaaaaatgatgaacaagctggttttagaaaggcctggaaagatttatacaaactgatgctgagtgaaacaagcagaaccaggaatacattgtacactatacaacaagaatgtgagatgatcaattatgaaatacTTGGTACTTTTCAACAGTtcggtgatccaaagcaatcccaatagattttggacagaaaaatgccatccccatccagaaaaagaactaaggagactgaatgtaaattaccacatgctattttcacttctttattctgtttttattttctctttcccatggtttttcccttttgctttgatttttctctcccaacatgaatcataaagcaatgtgtgttaaaaaataaataaaaattttaaaaggaagaaaaaataaaatatatcagtaGGGGCAGTTAAATGACACAGTAGATAGCGCacctgccctggagtcaggacctcagacatttaacactttctagctgtgtagcaagtcacttaaccccaattgcctctcaaaaaataaaataatatcactatTAAAGTTAATGTCTGTGTAAGCAGTCAAATGCCAATACACAAGCCATTTCCTTCAGGAAACCTTCTGGGAGCAATTCTTTCTACTTTAATCCCTGACTCAGAGAAATAGGATCCAGGGTTATTCGAAGTGTCTATTTGGCAAAGGAAAAAAGCGAGAACCAACAAAATCTGGTAATTTGCACAAGTTCATAGTTAAAGCTAAAGTTAGTAGCAGGATCAGCTAGgtgccttggagtcaggaggacctgcattcaaatctcacTTGAGATACatagtaactgtgtgactctgggcaagacacttaacttcaATTATGTGCCCCCTCccatgaaataaaaattagtgACAGGGTTAAGACTGGAATTTAGGTatcctattcaacatgtaaaaggactgcttgccatctaggggagggggtggagggagggaggggaaaaatcagaacagaagtgaatgcaagggataatgctgtaaaaaattaccctggcatgcgttctatcaataaaaagttataaaaaaaaaaagattttcagctAAGAGAAACTCAATTTAAtccaacaattatttttaaaaaacactagaaaaaaattaatgatataaaACTATTGTCCTCAATACCAATGGAAAGGACCCATACACACAAAGTATTTAAAGCAGCACCTTTTGTTGTAGTGAAAAGTACTATATTAACTGGGAACA
Proteins encoded:
- the CHST3 gene encoding carbohydrate sulfotransferase 3 yields the protein MEKGHSWPQDTRDILHSLRMRSKYALFLLFVVIVFVFIEKENKIISRVSDKLKQIPQSLMDANGTDPALMLAENASLLSLSELDSSFSQLRQRLRNVTLQLGGEPAELPLGPRRHVLLMATTRTGSSFVGEFFNQQGNIFYLFEPLWHIERTVTFEPGGANAAGSALVYRDVLKQLFLCDLYILEHFISPLPEDHLTPFMFRRGSSRSLCEEPVCTPAVKKVFEKFHCKNRRCGPLNLTLAADACLRKEHMALKAVRIRQLEFLRPLVEDPRLDMRIIQLVRDPRAVQASRMVAFSGKYETWKKWVAEGEARLREDEVQRLRGNCESIRLSAELGLSQPSWLRGRYMLVRYEDVARLPLQKAREMYRFAGITLTPQVEDWIRKNTQAPQDSSGIYSTQKNSSEQYDKWRFSIPFKLAQVVQGACAPAMRLFGYKLAPDPATLTNRSISLLEDRGTFWVT